From the genome of Vicia villosa cultivar HV-30 ecotype Madison, WI linkage group LG2, Vvil1.0, whole genome shotgun sequence, one region includes:
- the LOC131653686 gene encoding uncharacterized protein LOC131653686 — protein MVLAWIHCSISESIATFVLWIENVVYVWRNLQIRFSQGDIFRVSDIREDLYKFRQGNLDVSNYFTQIRVMWDELEAYRPITTCSCAIPCSCGALGSVRKYREQDYVIRFLKGLDKKFTQSKTHIMMMNPLPNISQAIALIIQQERELNSSQSAISNSTGSEELTALHLNAASGHNSSKTSNNSFKGKSNGYGGNKSHNRVCTHYGRTNHTFEICFLKHGYSHGFRGKEKSHTSNAQSQYVASVETGQASPGQQSTQSMLGFTQEQYQSILELIQQSKPNPKANSISTSPLVLNSRSTHENEPFQGNDWFN, from the exons ATGGTATTGGCATGGATCCATTGTTCCATTTCAGAATCTATAGCTACATTTGTTTTATGGATTGAGAATGTTGTTTATGTATGGAGAAATCTGCAAATTAGGTTTTCTCAAGGTGACATTTTCCGCGTATCTGATATACGAGAAGATTTATATAAATTCCGCCAAGGAAATCTTGATGTTTCCAATTATTTTACCCAAATAAGGGTTATGTGGGATGAACTAGAAGCCTATAGACCAATTACTACTTGTTCTTGCGCCATACCTTGTTCATGTGGTGCCCTTGGATCTGTTAGAAAGTATCGGGAACAAGATTATGTGATCAGATTTCTAAAAGGATTGGACAAGAAGTTTACACAATCCAAGACTCATATCATGATGATGAACCCTCTGCCAAACATTAGTCAGGCCATTGCTCTGATTATTCAACAAGAACGAGAACTCAATAGTTCTCAATCTGCTATTTCTAACAGCACTGGCTCTGAAGAATTAACAGCTCTTCATTTGAATGCAGCTTCAGGTCACAATTCTTCCAAGACTAGCAACAATTCTTTCAAGGGCAAGAGCAATGGTTATGGAGGAAATAAGAGTCACAATAGAGTGTGCACTCATTATGGTAGAACCAACCACACATTTGAGATATGTTTTCTCAAACATGGATACTCTCATGGGTTTAGAGGTAAAGAAAAATCCCATACTTCTAATGCTCAATCTCAATATGTGGCTTCTGTTGAAACAGGTCAGGCATCTCCCGGGCAGCAGTCCACTCAGTCTATGCTTGGCTTCACTCAAGAGCAATATCAAAGTATCCTGGAGTTAATTCAACAGTCCAAGCCCAACCCAAAGGCCAATTCCATTTCCACCTCACCATTAGTCTTAAACTCTCGCTCCACTCATGAAAATG AACCATTCCAAGGAAATGATTGGTTCAACTAA